The proteins below are encoded in one region of Segatella copri:
- a CDS encoding TrpB-like pyridoxal phosphate-dependent enzyme, whose amino-acid sequence MRQKKYILSEQELPTQWYNIQADMPNKPLPPLNPQTHQPMNADDLSHVFNKECSKQELDTEHAWIDIPEDVLEKYTFYRSTPLVRAYALEEALGTPAHIYFKNESINPLGSHKINSAIPQCYYCKQEGDTNVTTETGAGQWGAALSYAAKLYGLEAAVYQVKITMQQKPYRSSIMRTFGATVEGSPSMSTRAGKNIITREPHHPGSLGTAISEAVELATTTPGCKYTLGSVLNHVALHQTIIGLEAEKQMAMAGEYPDQVIACFGGGSNFGGIAFPFLRHNFTGERHTEFIAAEPESCPKLTRGKFEYDFGDEAGYTPLLPMFTLGHDFKPANIHAGGLRYHGAGMIISQLLKDGYLHGVDIPQLESFKSGMLFAQTEGIIPAPESCHAIAATIREALKAKEEGKEKVILFCLSGHGLIDMPSYDSFINGDLHDYSVSDEEIQQFLKDVPKVD is encoded by the coding sequence ATGAGACAGAAAAAGTACATCTTAAGCGAGCAGGAACTTCCTACTCAGTGGTACAACATTCAGGCAGATATGCCTAACAAGCCATTGCCACCGTTGAACCCTCAGACACACCAGCCAATGAATGCTGATGATTTGTCACATGTATTTAATAAAGAGTGCTCAAAGCAGGAACTTGATACAGAGCACGCTTGGATTGATATTCCGGAAGATGTGCTGGAGAAGTACACCTTCTACCGTTCAACCCCTCTTGTACGTGCTTACGCCCTTGAGGAGGCACTCGGTACTCCGGCGCATATCTATTTCAAGAATGAGAGTATCAATCCGTTAGGCTCTCATAAAATCAATTCAGCCATTCCTCAGTGCTACTACTGTAAGCAGGAGGGTGATACCAATGTCACTACAGAGACAGGTGCAGGTCAGTGGGGGGCAGCCCTCTCTTATGCAGCAAAACTCTACGGCCTGGAGGCAGCAGTTTATCAGGTAAAGATTACCATGCAGCAGAAACCATACCGTTCCAGCATCATGCGTACGTTTGGAGCCACTGTAGAGGGTTCTCCTTCCATGAGTACACGCGCAGGTAAGAACATTATCACTCGTGAGCCTCATCATCCTGGTTCGCTCGGTACTGCCATCAGTGAGGCTGTTGAGCTGGCTACAACCACACCAGGCTGTAAGTATACGCTGGGTTCTGTGCTCAATCATGTGGCACTTCACCAGACCATTATCGGTCTAGAGGCAGAGAAGCAGATGGCGATGGCAGGTGAGTATCCTGATCAGGTGATTGCTTGTTTCGGTGGTGGTAGTAACTTTGGTGGTATTGCCTTCCCATTCCTCCGTCACAACTTCACAGGCGAGCGCCATACTGAGTTTATAGCAGCAGAGCCGGAGAGCTGTCCTAAGTTGACTCGCGGTAAGTTCGAGTATGATTTCGGTGATGAGGCAGGTTACACTCCATTGCTGCCAATGTTTACTCTGGGTCATGATTTCAAGCCTGCCAACATTCATGCAGGTGGTCTCCGTTATCATGGTGCTGGTATGATAATCTCCCAACTTCTGAAGGATGGTTATCTGCATGGTGTAGATATCCCTCAGCTGGAGTCATTCAAGTCAGGTATGCTCTTCGCTCAGACCGAGGGTATCATTCCTGCTCCAGAGAGCTGTCATGCGATTGCAGCCACTATACGTGAGGCTCTGAAGGCTAAGGAAGAGGGCAAGGAGAAGGTTATCCTGTTCTGTCTCTCAGGTCATGGTCTTATCGATATGCCGTCTTACGATAGCTTTATCAATGGCGATTTGCACGATTATTCTGTGAGTGATGAAGAAATCCAGCAGTTCCTCAAGGATGTGCCAAAGGTTGACTAA
- a CDS encoding metallophosphoesterase, translated as MIARILIPVVVFTLLPYLWIYKRYGKLWLKSLWQRVLFWLPAFVVIAYSAYITMLPNFLPRNPVLIDIWFVIMAVCAVPQFVFSLFSVFGWCCMRLLHGHRNWGKLLGLVVGAVAFFCFIYGFTEGFPKMQVKRITIYVPNLPKSFEGYRIVQFSDIHLGSYYGWRGHLPQRDIDSINAEKPDLICFTGDLQNVTPDELPEYQALLSSLKARDGVMSVLGNHDYTYYMDVDDEQEIAALEKRMQDFQRSCGWRLLMNEHVAVHRGADSIYVAGTENYDNPKRTNVRKALYGIRPGSFVLMLQHIPKQWRETWPSTINKEKDEDGDVIGPDRKDSLVVAPQLTLSGHTHAGQICILGLRPSMFTPYDYGLFEEEGCQLYTTSGLGGTVPIRIGATAEIVVITLKRK; from the coding sequence ATGATAGCAAGAATATTGATACCCGTAGTGGTATTCACCCTGTTGCCGTATCTGTGGATATATAAAAGGTATGGCAAGTTATGGCTGAAAAGTCTCTGGCAGCGGGTGCTCTTCTGGTTGCCGGCTTTCGTGGTTATCGCCTACAGTGCATATATCACGATGCTGCCCAACTTCCTGCCACGCAATCCGGTGCTCATCGACATCTGGTTTGTGATAATGGCAGTATGTGCGGTGCCGCAGTTTGTCTTCAGCCTGTTCAGTGTCTTCGGTTGGTGCTGTATGCGGCTCCTTCACGGCCATCGCAACTGGGGCAAGCTCCTCGGACTGGTAGTGGGAGCGGTGGCGTTCTTCTGCTTTATCTACGGATTTACCGAAGGTTTTCCTAAGATGCAAGTCAAGCGTATCACCATCTATGTACCTAATCTGCCGAAGTCTTTCGAGGGCTATCGCATCGTTCAGTTCAGCGATATCCATCTCGGGTCATACTATGGCTGGCGTGGTCATCTGCCTCAGCGCGATATCGACAGCATTAATGCCGAAAAACCTGATCTGATTTGCTTTACGGGTGATTTACAGAATGTTACGCCCGATGAACTGCCTGAGTATCAGGCGCTGCTCAGCAGTCTGAAAGCCAGAGATGGCGTGATGAGTGTGCTGGGCAATCACGATTACACCTATTATATGGATGTAGATGATGAGCAGGAGATAGCTGCGCTCGAGAAGCGGATGCAGGACTTCCAGCGGAGTTGCGGATGGCGCCTGCTGATGAATGAGCATGTGGCGGTACATAGAGGCGCTGACAGCATCTATGTAGCTGGTACAGAGAACTATGACAATCCAAAGCGAACCAATGTAAGGAAGGCGCTGTATGGCATCAGACCGGGCTCTTTCGTGCTGATGCTGCAGCATATTCCGAAGCAGTGGCGTGAGACCTGGCCTTCTACTATTAATAAGGAGAAGGATGAGGATGGCGATGTGATAGGACCTGACAGGAAGGATTCGCTGGTCGTAGCACCGCAGCTTACGCTGAGCGGTCATACGCATGCGGGGCAGATCTGTATCCTGGGCTTGCGTCCGTCGATGTTTACTCCTTATGATTACGGCCTCTTCGAGGAGGAGGGTTGCCAGCTCTATACCACATCGGGTCTGGGCGGTACCGTTCCAATCCGCATAGGGGCTACGGCAGAAATCGTGGTCATCACACTCAAAAGAAAATGA
- a CDS encoding DUF4369 domain-containing protein, with protein sequence MNRIFYAFIALMALASCANSYDISGTSNVSTLDGRMLYLKILENNDFKNVDSCDVVHGQFHFQGSVDSMKMANIFMDDDPVLPLVLESGSITVKLDDTQQVVSGTPMNDKLFGFFKKYQQIQNQLRELVHKHDQAIMNGSDMVAVNKQLNEESIRLSEQEDKLITSFVTDNFNNVLGPGVFFLVTMGNQYPMLSPWIEDIMSKATDYFKNDPYVKDYYKKAQENQEIMNGTRDAQSGMQPEMEAAPQVNPDAAPAPTANELAAPTIPEKQEGKE encoded by the coding sequence ATGAATAGAATATTTTACGCATTCATTGCCTTGATGGCACTTGCATCTTGTGCCAACAGTTACGATATCTCGGGTACTTCTAACGTAAGTACTCTGGACGGACGCATGCTGTACCTTAAGATACTGGAAAACAACGATTTCAAGAACGTGGATTCTTGCGATGTAGTGCATGGACAGTTCCATTTTCAGGGTTCTGTCGACTCTATGAAGATGGCGAATATCTTCATGGATGATGACCCTGTGCTGCCGCTGGTGCTGGAGAGTGGAAGCATTACGGTGAAGCTCGATGATACACAGCAGGTGGTAAGCGGTACTCCTATGAACGATAAACTCTTCGGATTCTTCAAGAAATACCAGCAGATTCAGAATCAGTTGCGCGAACTGGTACACAAGCACGACCAGGCTATCATGAACGGTAGCGATATGGTGGCTGTCAACAAGCAGCTGAACGAGGAATCCATCCGCCTTTCTGAGCAGGAAGACAAGCTCATCACTTCGTTTGTTACCGACAACTTCAACAATGTGCTGGGACCGGGCGTCTTCTTCCTCGTTACAATGGGCAACCAGTATCCGATGCTCTCTCCTTGGATTGAGGATATCATGAGCAAGGCTACCGACTATTTCAAGAATGATCCTTATGTAAAGGACTATTATAAGAAAGCTCAAGAGAATCAGGAGATTATGAACGGTACACGAGATGCGCAGAGCGGCATGCAGCCAGAGATGGAAGCGGCTCCACAGGTAAATCCTGATGCGGCTCCGGCACCTACAGCCAACGAACTGGCTGCGCCTACGATTCCTGAAAAACAGGAAGGTAAGGAGTAG
- a CDS encoding vitamin B12 dependent-methionine synthase activation domain-containing protein, translating to MRRIVYNVSEIEPYINWLYFYHAWGLSGKPREEKEKLKAEALDMLHSWEGEYHTYAVFGLFEANSEGDDIWLEGQKVRFPMLRQQHPAAQGEPNLCLADFIRPLDSGITDRLGIFCTTVDGGLEKKYRSDDYLNMMAQTLCDRLAEATAEKLHEEVRRSIWGYAPGEQLSIEDQHLERYQGIRPAIGYPSLPDTSANFIIDQLIDMSQVGIRLTTSGMMTPHASVSGLMFAHPKSRYFELGRIGDDQLRDYAQRRGVPVQAMKTYLQSSLIKK from the coding sequence ATGCGAAGAATAGTATACAATGTAAGCGAAATTGAGCCATATATCAACTGGCTATACTTTTATCATGCCTGGGGATTGAGCGGCAAACCTCGAGAGGAAAAGGAAAAACTGAAGGCTGAGGCGCTCGATATGCTCCATTCATGGGAAGGCGAATATCATACCTATGCCGTCTTCGGACTCTTCGAGGCGAACAGCGAGGGGGATGATATCTGGCTGGAAGGGCAGAAAGTCCGCTTCCCGATGCTCCGTCAGCAGCATCCGGCGGCTCAGGGAGAACCCAATCTCTGTCTGGCTGATTTCATCCGTCCTCTGGACAGTGGAATAACAGACCGGCTGGGTATCTTCTGCACGACGGTAGATGGCGGTCTGGAGAAGAAATATCGCTCGGACGACTACCTCAATATGATGGCACAGACACTCTGCGACCGGTTGGCTGAAGCCACGGCAGAGAAGTTGCACGAAGAGGTGAGACGCAGCATCTGGGGCTATGCTCCCGGCGAGCAGCTGAGCATCGAAGACCAGCATCTGGAGCGCTATCAGGGCATCCGTCCGGCTATAGGATATCCTTCGTTGCCCGATACCAGTGCCAACTTCATCATCGACCAGCTCATCGATATGAGTCAGGTGGGCATCCGGCTCACCACAAGCGGAATGATGACGCCTCATGCCAGTGTCTCGGGGCTGATGTTTGCACATCCCAAGTCGCGGTATTTCGAACTGGGACGGATAGGAGACGACCAGCTTCGCGACTATGCACAGCGCAGAGGAGTGCCCGTGCAGGCAATGAAAACGTATCTTCAATCAAGTTTGATCAAAAAATGA
- a CDS encoding polyprenol monophosphomannose synthase produces MSDSIVIIPTYNEKENIEKIIRAVFGLEKQFDILVIDDGSPDGTAAIVKGLMANEFAGRLHILERSGKLGLGTAYIMGFKWSLEQGYDFIFEMDADFSHDPNDLPRLYAATHDEGYDVAVGSRYISGVNVVNWPIGRVLMSYFASKYVRIVTGFKVNDTTAGFVCYRRKVLETIDLDAIRFKGYAFQIEMKYTAHRIGFKIKEVPVIFVNRREGVSKMSGGIFGEAFFGVMRLRLDGWFKKYPKKD; encoded by the coding sequence ATGAGTGATAGCATAGTAATCATTCCTACATATAATGAGAAGGAAAATATCGAGAAAATCATCCGTGCTGTCTTCGGTCTCGAAAAGCAGTTTGATATCCTCGTTATCGATGACGGAAGTCCTGATGGTACTGCTGCCATTGTTAAGGGCTTGATGGCTAATGAGTTTGCCGGTCGTCTGCATATCCTGGAGCGTTCGGGTAAACTCGGTTTGGGTACTGCCTATATCATGGGCTTCAAATGGTCATTGGAGCAGGGCTATGACTTCATCTTCGAGATGGATGCCGACTTCAGTCATGATCCTAATGATTTGCCTCGTCTCTATGCGGCAACTCACGATGAGGGGTATGATGTGGCTGTAGGCTCAAGATATATTTCGGGTGTGAACGTGGTCAACTGGCCTATCGGACGCGTATTGATGAGCTATTTCGCTTCTAAATACGTACGTATCGTAACCGGATTTAAGGTGAATGATACCACAGCTGGATTCGTCTGCTACCGACGTAAGGTGTTGGAAACCATAGATTTGGATGCTATCCGCTTCAAGGGCTATGCTTTCCAGATAGAGATGAAATATACGGCTCATCGAATAGGTTTCAAGATCAAGGAGGTGCCTGTCATCTTTGTTAACCGTCGTGAAGGTGTGAGCAAGATGAGTGGTGGCATCTTTGGTGAGGCTTTCTTTGGCGTGATGCGACTGCGCCTGGATGGCTGGTTCAAGAAATATCCGAAGAAGGATTAA
- a CDS encoding 1-acyl-sn-glycerol-3-phosphate acyltransferase encodes MKYLYRLYQLVICLPILLVASVLTSLTTVLGCMLGNGHFWGYYPGKYWSWLWVRILLLPVKVEGREHLKKNQSYVFVANHQGAFDIFLIYGFLGRNFKWMMKKGLRKVPLIGIACEYAHHIFVDKSGPSKIRASYDRAREVLKEGMSLVVFPEGARSFTGHMGVFRRGAFMLADELQLPVCPLTINGSFDVKPRMKDIYWAFWHPLKLTIHEPIEPIGKGADNIKNQMNKSYEAIMNGLDKKYQGFVENPDQ; translated from the coding sequence ATGAAGTACTTATATCGTCTGTATCAGCTTGTAATATGCTTGCCTATCCTGTTGGTAGCTAGCGTTTTAACCAGTTTAACTACTGTTTTGGGATGCATGCTGGGTAATGGTCATTTCTGGGGCTATTATCCTGGTAAATATTGGTCCTGGCTTTGGGTCCGCATCCTCCTCCTGCCTGTAAAGGTGGAGGGACGTGAGCATCTCAAGAAGAACCAGAGTTATGTTTTCGTGGCCAATCATCAGGGCGCTTTCGATATCTTCCTGATATACGGTTTTCTGGGCAGAAACTTCAAGTGGATGATGAAGAAGGGCTTGCGCAAAGTGCCTCTCATCGGTATCGCCTGTGAGTATGCGCACCACATCTTTGTAGACAAGAGCGGACCTTCTAAGATCCGTGCTTCTTATGACCGTGCTCGCGAGGTGCTTAAAGAGGGCATGTCGCTGGTGGTATTCCCAGAGGGTGCCCGTTCGTTTACGGGGCACATGGGCGTGTTCCGCCGCGGTGCTTTCATGCTTGCCGATGAACTGCAGTTGCCGGTATGTCCGCTTACCATCAATGGCAGTTTTGATGTGAAGCCTCGCATGAAGGATATCTACTGGGCTTTCTGGCATCCTCTGAAGCTCACCATTCATGAGCCTATCGAGCCGATAGGCAAGGGAGCTGACAATATCAAGAACCAGATGAACAAGAGCTATGAGGCAATCATGAACGGACTTGACAAGAAATATCAGGGTTTTGTAGAGAATCCGGACCAATAA
- a CDS encoding dihydroorotase codes for MKLIKNGTIINEGRSFVGDLLLDGEFIKEIYEGEAPRGNYDEVIDASGCFVLPGVIDDHVHFREPGLTQKADIESESRAAAFGGVTSFFDMPNTIPQTTTLEAWQAKRQLGAEKSHVNYSFFFGATNDNVNDFKQLDTHRVPGIKLFMGSSTGNMLVDKYEALQAIFKKAKELDLPVMTHCEDTEIINRNMQLAKQKWGEDPAVEHHPEIRSEEACYESSRLAVLLAKESGAHLHIAHVTTAKELEFFGKDENITGEAVVAHLMFSDKDYAVKGARIKCNPAVKTAADREALRKALSNGKITVVGTDHAPHQLKDKQGGCAKAASGMPMVQFSLVSMLKLVDEKVISIERLVELMCHNPARLFHISQRGFLRPGYKADVVVVRKGEPWKVTAEVIQSKCKWSPVAGDEFAWKVEQTFCNGSLIYNKGVFDAACRGEELEFRNNS; via the coding sequence ATGAAATTAATCAAGAATGGAACCATTATAAATGAGGGTCGCTCTTTTGTGGGCGACCTCTTGTTGGATGGTGAATTTATCAAGGAGATATATGAAGGCGAGGCACCCCGTGGCAATTACGATGAAGTCATCGATGCCTCGGGGTGTTTTGTTTTGCCGGGTGTGATTGATGATCATGTTCACTTCCGTGAGCCGGGACTTACGCAGAAGGCTGACATCGAGAGCGAAAGCCGCGCTGCTGCCTTTGGTGGTGTGACCAGTTTTTTTGATATGCCTAACACGATACCTCAGACTACCACTCTGGAGGCCTGGCAGGCAAAGCGGCAGCTGGGCGCTGAGAAGAGTCATGTGAACTACAGTTTCTTCTTTGGTGCTACCAATGATAATGTAAATGATTTTAAACAGCTCGATACGCATCGTGTTCCGGGAATCAAGCTCTTTATGGGCTCCAGTACGGGCAATATGCTGGTGGATAAATATGAGGCGCTGCAGGCTATCTTCAAGAAGGCGAAAGAGCTGGATTTGCCGGTGATGACCCACTGTGAGGATACCGAAATCATTAACCGCAACATGCAGCTGGCTAAGCAGAAATGGGGTGAAGACCCTGCCGTAGAACATCATCCGGAAATACGCAGCGAGGAAGCTTGCTATGAAAGCAGCCGTCTGGCGGTGCTGCTGGCTAAGGAAAGCGGGGCGCATCTCCATATCGCTCACGTTACTACGGCTAAGGAACTGGAGTTCTTTGGTAAGGATGAAAATATTACAGGCGAGGCTGTTGTGGCTCATCTCATGTTCTCGGATAAAGATTACGCTGTGAAGGGCGCACGCATTAAATGCAACCCTGCAGTAAAGACCGCTGCTGATCGAGAAGCTTTGCGTAAGGCGCTGAGTAATGGTAAGATAACTGTAGTAGGTACCGATCATGCTCCTCATCAGTTAAAGGATAAACAGGGCGGTTGTGCCAAGGCTGCATCAGGTATGCCAATGGTACAGTTCTCGCTGGTAAGCATGCTGAAACTTGTTGACGAAAAGGTAATCAGTATCGAGCGCCTGGTTGAACTGATGTGCCATAATCCAGCCCGTCTGTTCCATATCAGTCAGCGCGGCTTCCTGCGTCCGGGGTATAAGGCAGATGTCGTTGTGGTGCGCAAGGGAGAGCCTTGGAAGGTGACCGCAGAGGTGATTCAGAGCAAGTGTAAATGGAGCCCTGTAGCGGGTGATGAGTTTGCATGGAAAGTGGAACAGACTTTCTGTAACGGTAGTCTGATCTATAACAAAGGCGTGTTTGATGCCGCTTGCAGAGGAGAGGAACTGGAGTTCAGAAACAATTCCTGA
- the mfd gene encoding transcription-repair coupling factor, with amino-acid sequence MEIQKIEKTYGRSPQADALFDLMGKKSVHSIFLQGLLCSSAPMFFASLQGKMRRSVLFVLDDADEAGYFYHDLTQMMGQEKVFFFPSSYRRAVKYGQRDAANEILRTEVLARLSSGGHFPVVTYPDALAELVVAKQNLDERILKLTVGQQIAQTDVVHTLRDFELKETDYVYEPGQFAVRGSILDVYSYSCEYPFRIDFFGDEIDTIRTFDVETQLSQAKRTEIEIVPELAHIESNKQCFLNFLSESTPVVAKDLSFVCDRIGQIYTEGFSSQSLTEQLEGATEVEAERIRHDMKTELNLVSPLDFKKAVAAHLRIEFGKVAPSESSAVIPFNIAPQPLFHKNFNLLCQTLEDFLLQGYTLYILADSQKQQQRLKDIFESEELKRYAIRFTPVDKTLHEGFTDHDKKCCFFTDHQIFDRFHKYNLRSDKARAGKMALTMKELQEMEVGDFIVHVDFGIGKFGGLVRVPTGNSYQEMIRIVYKNNDKVDVSIHSLYKISKYRRSDTGTPPRLSTLGTGAWDKLKDKAKKRIKDIARDLIKLYAQRRREKGFAFSADNYLQHTLEASFLYEDTPDQNKATQEVKKDMESGRPMDRLVCGDVGFGKTEVAIRAAFKAACDSKQVAVLVPTTVLAFQHYQTFKKRLEGMPVRVDYLSRARTTKETREVLDALKEGKIDILIGTHKLISKTVKWHDLGLLVIDEEQKFGVSTKEKLRQLKVNVDTLTMSATPIPRTLQFSLMGARDMSIMRTPPPNRYPIHTELVTFSSEVICDAINFEMSRNGQVYFVCDRISKLPELKMLIEKHIPDCRVAIGHGQMKPEDLEKIIMGFINYDYDVLLSTTIVENGIDISNANTIIVSDAHHFGLSDLHQMRGRVGRSNKKAFCYLMAPPKSALTPEARRRLEALETFSELGSGFNLAMQDLDIRGAGNLLGSEQSGFMEDLGYETYQKILSQAVTELKNEEFCDLYQEKMDEGAQLTGDDFVDDCGIESDLEMYFPQTYVPGDSERMLLYRELDRLESDEEVEAYRKRMIDRFGPVPHEADELMHVVGLRRVGKKLGCEKIILKQSYMQMQFVSNVNSPFYRSQMFNRILAYVTSHIQDCVLKEKFNKRMLRINDVKTVGQAVNLLNQISQIDLGNEKK; translated from the coding sequence ATGGAAATCCAAAAGATAGAAAAAACATACGGGCGTTCGCCACAGGCGGATGCCCTCTTTGATTTGATGGGGAAGAAGTCGGTTCATTCCATTTTTCTCCAGGGTTTGCTGTGCTCTTCGGCTCCGATGTTCTTTGCTTCTCTGCAGGGGAAGATGAGGCGTTCGGTACTCTTCGTACTGGATGATGCCGATGAAGCAGGCTATTTTTATCACGATCTCACTCAGATGATGGGGCAGGAGAAGGTCTTCTTCTTTCCTTCCAGCTATCGGCGTGCCGTGAAATACGGGCAGCGTGATGCAGCGAACGAAATCCTACGTACAGAGGTGCTGGCGCGCCTCTCTTCGGGAGGACATTTCCCGGTAGTCACTTATCCCGATGCACTGGCAGAACTCGTTGTGGCTAAGCAGAATCTGGATGAACGGATTCTGAAACTGACTGTAGGCCAGCAGATTGCTCAGACCGATGTGGTTCATACCTTGCGCGATTTCGAACTCAAAGAAACCGATTATGTTTATGAACCGGGCCAGTTTGCCGTGCGTGGAAGCATCCTCGATGTCTATTCCTACAGCTGCGAATATCCGTTCCGTATCGACTTCTTCGGCGATGAGATTGACACCATCCGTACCTTTGATGTTGAGACCCAGCTCTCGCAGGCAAAGCGCACAGAGATAGAAATCGTGCCCGAACTCGCCCATATCGAGAGCAACAAGCAGTGTTTCCTCAATTTCCTCTCCGAAAGTACGCCAGTCGTTGCGAAAGACCTTTCTTTCGTTTGCGACCGCATCGGTCAGATCTATACCGAAGGCTTCTCATCGCAGAGCCTTACCGAGCAGCTGGAGGGAGCTACTGAGGTAGAGGCTGAGCGCATCAGACATGACATGAAGACCGAGCTCAACCTCGTTTCTCCGCTCGATTTCAAGAAGGCAGTAGCGGCTCATCTCCGTATCGAGTTCGGCAAGGTCGCTCCGTCAGAGAGTTCGGCTGTGATACCTTTCAATATCGCTCCACAGCCTCTTTTCCATAAGAATTTCAATTTGCTTTGTCAAACTCTGGAGGATTTCCTGCTCCAGGGTTACACCTTATATATATTGGCAGATAGCCAGAAGCAGCAACAGCGCCTGAAGGATATCTTTGAAAGCGAAGAGCTGAAGCGCTACGCCATCCGTTTTACACCGGTAGACAAGACGCTTCATGAAGGCTTTACTGACCATGACAAGAAGTGCTGTTTCTTTACCGATCATCAGATTTTTGACCGTTTTCATAAATATAACCTGCGCTCAGATAAAGCGAGAGCCGGCAAGATGGCACTCACCATGAAGGAACTGCAGGAGATGGAAGTGGGAGATTTTATCGTGCATGTAGACTTCGGTATCGGCAAGTTTGGCGGTCTGGTTAGGGTTCCTACGGGCAACAGCTATCAGGAAATGATCCGCATCGTCTATAAGAACAATGACAAGGTGGATGTTTCTATCCACTCGCTTTATAAAATCAGCAAATATCGCCGCAGCGATACCGGTACTCCGCCTCGCCTGTCTACACTGGGTACAGGTGCCTGGGATAAACTCAAGGACAAAGCTAAGAAGCGAATCAAGGACATTGCGCGCGACCTGATCAAACTCTATGCCCAGCGCCGACGGGAGAAGGGATTCGCCTTCAGTGCCGACAATTATCTGCAGCATACGCTGGAGGCTTCCTTCCTGTATGAAGATACGCCAGACCAGAATAAGGCTACTCAGGAGGTGAAGAAGGATATGGAGAGCGGCAGACCGATGGACCGTCTGGTTTGTGGCGATGTGGGCTTCGGCAAGACTGAGGTTGCCATTCGTGCAGCCTTCAAGGCAGCGTGCGACAGCAAGCAGGTTGCGGTGCTGGTGCCTACTACCGTTCTGGCTTTCCAGCACTATCAGACTTTCAAAAAGCGTCTGGAAGGCATGCCTGTAAGGGTAGACTATCTCAGTAGAGCCCGTACAACAAAGGAAACCAGAGAGGTGCTTGACGCCTTGAAAGAGGGTAAGATTGATATCCTCATAGGTACGCATAAGCTGATATCAAAGACCGTGAAATGGCATGACCTGGGACTGCTCGTCATCGATGAAGAGCAGAAGTTCGGTGTGTCTACCAAAGAGAAACTCCGTCAGCTCAAGGTAAATGTCGATACACTCACGATGAGTGCCACTCCGATTCCGCGAACCCTCCAGTTCTCTCTGATGGGCGCCCGGGATATGAGTATCATGCGCACTCCGCCACCTAACCGTTATCCGATTCATACCGAACTGGTAACGTTTAGTAGTGAAGTTATCTGCGATGCCATCAATTTCGAGATGAGCCGAAACGGACAGGTTTATTTCGTATGCGACAGAATATCCAAGCTTCCGGAGCTCAAGATGCTCATAGAGAAGCATATTCCAGACTGTAGGGTAGCAATCGGTCACGGACAGATGAAGCCTGAGGATTTGGAGAAAATCATCATGGGCTTTATCAATTACGATTATGATGTACTGCTTTCTACCACTATTGTAGAGAACGGTATCGACATTTCGAATGCCAATACGATTATCGTGAGCGATGCTCATCACTTCGGATTGAGTGACCTGCATCAGATGCGTGGACGCGTAGGAAGAAGCAACAAGAAGGCTTTCTGCTATCTGATGGCGCCACCTAAGAGTGCACTTACTCCTGAGGCGCGTCGCCGTCTGGAGGCTCTGGAGACGTTCAGCGAACTGGGTAGTGGCTTCAATCTCGCCATGCAGGACCTGGATATCCGCGGTGCGGGTAATCTGCTGGGCTCTGAGCAGAGCGGTTTTATGGAAGATCTGGGTTATGAAACCTACCAGAAGATTCTCTCTCAGGCTGTCACAGAGTTGAAGAACGAGGAGTTCTGTGATCTTTATCAGGAGAAGATGGATGAAGGTGCCCAGCTTACGGGTGATGATTTCGTTGACGATTGTGGCATAGAGAGCGATCTGGAGATGTATTTTCCTCAGACTTATGTGCCGGGTGACAGTGAGCGCATGCTCCTTTATCGTGAACTGGACCGTCTGGAGAGCGATGAGGAAGTAGAGGCTTACCGCAAGCGTATGATAGACCGTTTTGGTCCTGTGCCTCATGAAGCAGACGAACTGATGCATGTGGTAGGTCTGCGTAGGGTAGGCAAGAAGCTAGGTTGCGAGAAGATTATTCTCAAGCAGAGCTATATGCAGATGCAGTTTGTGAGCAATGTAAACAGTCCGTTCTACAGAAGTCAGATGTTTAACCGCATACTCGCTTACGTTACCAGTCATATTCAAGATTGTGTTCTGAAGGAAAAATTCAACAAGCGAATGCTTCGCATCAATGATGTGAAGACTGTAGGGCAGGCTGTAAATCTGTTGAATCAGATATCGCAGATTGATTTAGGTAATGAAAAGAAATAA